The DNA segment atgtatttgaaaaaaatcctgcCTCTAACTATTTTAGAATTCAAATTGGGTTTATTTATCTGACCAGAGGCTGTACCTATACAGTAGACACAAAGTTCAGTCCTTAAAACAGCAGACAGAGGAAATGTATCACTTAGAGGAAAACCAACCCCTAGAAAGCTTTCTCAGATTTCACAGAAACACATACCAGATTTTCATTAAAGTTCACAAAAGGTAAACtctatatggaaaaaaaatgtactgAAGGATTACTTACATCACATTTCCAACCCTCACTCTTTGTCTTCTTGATAGAAAGAAATTCTTGCACATTCTCTGGATGAAACCTAGGAGAAAGAAGCTGAAAGTCGTCATAACTTTCCAAGATGACGATAATCCAAATACTAAATATCTATTTCTAAGCTTTATATGTCATGGAAGTTGATCACCACACTGGCAGAACAGAATACTGATGCTGAAACACTTTTAATGACACAAGTAACTGGAAAACAGTGTTGACTACGGACTTCTGTAGAACCTTATACAACATCGGATAAGACAGAAGGCAGTTTCAACTTCTGGATATTtacaaagggaaaggaaaaaaggcagtATGTAAATAATAATACCTTATAATTAGACCTGCCATAAATTATTTATCTAAAAGAATCTGCACAGAAACTATTTAGACATTTATTATCATCAACAGTAAAGCACTGACATCTAAAACTAAAGAAGGTATTTTACTCTACCTTCAAATTAAAAGCAGTCAGGTAATTTTTAAGTCTGATGTGTTCTGACTGTGCTAGCTCATCTGAAAGATTCTAAAATTTGTAATAAAAACTTTTGGCAGAACCCTCATAGAAGCACTACTGCTATTTCTTACGGCAGGTTAGGTGATACTGCTAATTCCCATGCCCTTTGAAAAGTGAGTAATTTGAAGAAATAGTCATAAAAATCATGCAGAGTATActgtgtttatatatatatatatgcttatcttcacttttaaaatgaaaataacgCTTCTTCAGAAATGCCAGACACATTATACTTGCCTCTTCACGTGCTTCGCTAAGGTCTTCTTGCTTGCATGGAGCTTATTGCAGTAGGGACATTTGTGTTCCTTCTTAAGGAAGTCAGTGTCACTGGAGTGTTTCTTTCTGTGCACTGTCAGGTTGGACTTGGTAGAGTAGCGCTGGTGACAAATGTCACATTCAAAAGGCTTCTCGCCCGTGTGGACACGCGTGTGGCTCTCGTATTTGCCTGGACAACAAAGTCAAATCTGTCAGCATGAACTGTAACAGGTACCACCTGCAATAGGCATGCTTGGGGCTGGTTCTCTAATCTCTCTCACATGCAGCCAAGCTCTAAGTACCCTCCACATCCATCCAAAGATTCCTACTGGCTTCCACCACTGAAAACTGCCCAGTGCTCACCTATGTGTTTGATCCAAGGTCTCTCCAAACGCTTCCCATAAGTTTATGCAAAGGTTACAAGTCACTCTTGTTCAACCTTACAGCACAGTCTGACCTTAAATACTGCAAATTACAGTCCTATTCTTTCACTACACTGATCACGAGTACCTTTGCAGAACGGGGAACAGCCTCACTGGTAATCTTAAGGTACTTTCAAATAGCAGAACAATGAAAGATACAAACCCTTGCACATTATCTGTACTTGGGACCCAACATACTGCCAGAAACAAAAATGCTACTCTCTCATGTCTTTCACACAGCCTGCATTCTCTCTTCTGTTTGCCAAAGTTTTTTCTGAGGACAAAATTCTATCCTGTGGATAAATCTACCTCGAGTCAACAGCAGCCTCTCTGCTTTGTGCtagattttacttttttctctgtAGAACATACATGTGTGCTGCTGTATAGTACTATAAATTTACGAGCTTCTGCAGCTCATAGATTTAACATGTAAGTCAATTGTCCATTGTAATACAAGCTTATAAAGAAATACTTTATGTATCACTTGTTTTAATGCATGCTTGCCATGGATTTTTTGAGCACAGAACTAGAATTCTAAGTCATGAATGTGCAAAGAGAAAAGAGCTTCCAATGTGTGCAGAACCAAAATGTACCATTCCATCCCTAAATACTCACAGGCCATTTATTTCTGCACAGTAACTGCTTTTACACACTGTGCTAACAACCAGAATCCAGAGCAGTGGAAGAGAAATAAATGTAGTAtttgcagatttttaaaataatgtgcTCAGGTAATTTATTGAAACTATTTAGCACCACAGACACAACAACTTAATACACTTCAAGAAAATAGCAGTATACTGGATCAGTGAGATGATCCAGAAATTCTTATATTCACTCCTCAGGACAGAGAAAAAACTTGGTTTATTTCCCACACAAACAGGAGATGAAGGAAATGAACCTCACTCGCTCTTACCTATTCGATCAAACTTTTTGTCACACTTGGGACACTGCAGCAGCTTTTTGCTACTGCTTTGAATGATGACGGGAGCTAAGCCTTCAGGAATATTCCCCATTGAGTCAACTGCTTCAGAACCCTCTTCAGCATCATTCTGTTCCTTTTCACTTTGTTCTTCAGATTCCGAATCTTCACCTGACATCTCCTCTTCCTGCCCATCTTCATCCACATTGCACTCACTTTCTTCACTGTCTTCAAACTCACTTCTCTCAGATGTCTCCTTGTCAGAACTGACTTTTTCCAAGTTGCTGTCAGAGGCATCACCGCTTTCAGTGTCACTGATACCGAACTTAGCGGGACATTTCCGGCTTCTGGTGGAGCGCCTGGTGGAAAAGCTGGCCTTCTCAACCATTTTTAACCCATGCTTTTGTTCCAGGGAAAGGGGGCGGTGGGCTTTAGCCAAATGATTTTCCAAGGACTTCTTGTAACAGAAACTTCGACCACAGTAAGTGCACTGATGACTATTTAACAGTTTACCTGTCAGTTCACTGAGTGTTTCCACTGGTGTAGGTGCATCAGTTACCACATCAGTCTGTACAGTGGAAACACTTTCGTTATTTAGTAACTTCACTGCATCTATGATGTCTAAAAATTTTGCGGCTTCCAGCACTAATGGAATTTCATTTTTATACACAAAAAACTCAGAAGTGTAAAGAAACTCAAGCAAATGTTGAAAGACAGAATGAGTTACATGATCTAATGTGACAACGTCGGTGCTTGGATTTTTGCTCAAACAGGCATGAAAATAACTACTCCCAACAGCCACAACAACTTTGTGAGCACTAAATTCTTTTCCTTCTACAATTATGAGTAAATCACAAAATGATGGATGTTTCTGTCTATCATCATTTAGGTATTTAAGTAGATTTTTGTTATATTGCAATGAGCTTAGGAGCTTTCTTTGTTCTGGTGACGGTGAAAGTTCTTGGGAAGATTCGAGCTGATCTGCAGGAGCTATTTCTGCAGACTTGGAAACAATTTCTTGCGCACAGTCCACTACAAGAATCTGTTCTGAAGTATCTTTCTCATGGCCAAGATGAACCTTTTCATTTAGACTTGCAGCGAGCCGTCTCCTTTTCTTCATTGCAAAAGTGCAACTTCAGGATCAGGAGCTTCATAGGTGATTACCAAAGAGTTCCCGTGAAGACTTGGTTCTGCTCCAGACCTTAAGAAAATATACAACAGTAATTTCATACTCTGCCAAAATAATTATGATAAAAATTATTCTTAGCTTAACTTAAACATTACTTCAATTTTAAATAACGCTTTCTATATTTCTCTGTTAGTTTTATGTATCTGCGTAACTGAGGTTTTTATTAAATCACTAAAATCTCTGCGTGGCAGACCGCGGCACAGCCTGCTGCGAGCCAGCGAGCAGACACTGCCTATTATTAGCTCTAAGGCGGCGGCCGGGCTGCCTTCGCTCGGCTCCCGGCCGCATTTAGCCTGTGCCCCGCTCCGGGACGGGCGTGCACTCTTGTTATTATTACCGCACCGAAGCTCCTTCTCTTCCCGTTTCACCCCAGCAGGGCAaagccagcccagctgctccccaggccGGGCCGGACCCCCCGGCGCCTGCGGGGGCCAGGCCTGTCCCCGCCGAGCGGCCGCGCTGCCCTGGCCCGGGGCCCCGGGCCGCCGCCTTTGTCCCCCgccgagggcagggcagggccgggccgggccgggccgggcggggcagGGCCGGCCCGAGCGGGATCAGCGGCACCGAGCAGATCAGGGGCAGCGAGGACGCCACGGTCCCGCGGCGCTTAAAATGGCCGCGCCCGCCCCCgtgtcccgtcccgtcccgtcccgcccCGTCCCGCTCCCCCGGCGCGGGCCCGTCCTCGCACCTGCGCGGCGCCGGGCGCTCCCGGGGCCGCTCGGCCGCCCAACGCCGCTGcccccgctccggccccgcgcccgccgcttCCGGGCCCGCCGCCCGCGTCAGCGGGGTCACGGCGGCGCTTCCgagcggggcggggcgcggcggctGCGGGGCGGGACCGGCGCCGGAACGCGGCCCCGAGGGTGAGAGGAGcgggcaggagccaggagagctcgCTCGGAATGGCCGAGCTGCTGCCGGCTCCGCGCCGCGATAGCCCTCCGAGGCTGGCTCCCGCTTGGGAGCGGTGCGCGTAGGGGCTTGTGAAACTCCCGGGTTGCCTGCTTCCCgagttttaatttttactttttttttttctgcttgagTATTTCGAAGCACTTGACATGGAATTCGCAGTTTCCGTGCTCGCTCCTCCCCGTACGGAAGGCACTGCCTGcggtccctgcagctcctcctctcccccGGGAGAGCCAGCTGCCGGTGACAACGTGACACCGAAAATGAGCTTGTTTTCCTGACAGCCTTAAAGGAGGATTAATGGAGGATTAGACTCTATTCCACGACATGCATTCTCTATTTGTGATCTGTAAATGGATACTGAACAAAGTGTGACTCGAAGGtcttgcatttaaaataaaaaatacaataaaatactGAATGCTCTTAAAGCATTTGTTACCTCCTGAGTGTTGCTGTGCTGCCTGTactcacagccctgcagtttCCACGAAGTCCACACATATTTAACTTCAAAtttgggtttgttgttgtttggtttagggttttctttcacttttgaTAGTATATtacaataaaattaattaaatagtAAAGTGTTTCAAATAATATTCTAAGTAATATCAgttctttttttcagttattaTATAGTGAAACAATGGTGTCAATAAAAAATGGGGCAATCAAGATTACCATGGTTTTCTTGCACTGAAGACAAAAATCTACTTACCTCTCAGCCATCTGCTCTTTCAGGATGTTACTTGTGCATGCCCACCTTTTATTTCTACAGAATAAAACTGTACATAACTAAGTTTCTCTGTTTGGTAAGTTTATCAGTTTTGATTTTTCATAGAAAAAGAAAGTTCTAGAGCAAGGCACTTTAGATGTTAAGCTGAGCCTTACATTTCACTCTAATCTGAATAACAAGCCCATAAAAACATCATTAGTGGGGTAATTGGCTTCTTGGGTCTTACTGTTTCCATAGCAAATCCCTCATTTGGAAAGTATAAAACTAAGGGCTTCATCAGTCTTCAGGAGTgaaataaataaggaaaatgCAGCCTTGATGAGAACTATTTTGCCAGCAAGTACAACCAAGCTAGGGAAGTgctccctgggacagggatAGTTTCTCCTGTGTTGTTGGGGGgcttggggtttgggtttttttccctagatAACTACctgattttttctttatttgctgcTGCTATTATTGACTCTGTGTTGAGTACAATGTGGTTTCTTGGCAGTCTGCAAAGCATCTACAGCTTATTGCCAAACTGTACAAGTTCAGCGGGCATTCTGACTTTGCACAAGCCTGGGTAACACTTTTCTTCTCTTGCTATTTTATGATACATGAAGGATTTAGTTCAAAGAAAAATCGTACAGTGCTAAGTGATCCATTACCATGCCTGGCATTGCTGCAATAATTATGCTCTGGAAACAAAATGTCCTTGAAATCTCAGGTCATTATGGTTCTTTCAGCATTAAGTCTTCTGCAGTTGGTACAAAGTACAAGGAGTACAGACAAAATTTAACTATATTAATCCCTTTTGTTTCAATGCTTATTCATGCTACATTTTCCTGCCAGTTAATAGACTATCCCACATAGGTTAAAAAGCTGACTTTTACTTTAATTAAAGACAGCATCAATTAACGAATAAGCACTTGCTCACCTACTgcacaaaatttgcaaatgcaGCTGCTTTGATTTGTCCAGGAAAACAGTATATTTATCACAGCAATAGTTTTGAATTGTTGGAAATTAAGAAGTAGCTTTGTGCAAGAAGGTTTGGTTTTGAAGGAGGTGGTTTCATCTTGAAGTACTTGTTCTGCAGCTCAAAGTCTTCCCTTCTGAGATACAGTGGAACTAGAAATGACAGATACTTGAATCAAATACTGTGTAAATAATGAGCAGATAGGGAATCAACTCTTAAGCTAAGCAGTTAGCCACCAACTAAACAGAAATAAACTTACATAAAAATAGCATGCAAGTTTTAATACCTGGTTATTTCAGTTTATTGCCAATATACTCCTTAAGAACTGATCACTGTAAGCACCCAGTTATAAATCTAGTAGCACATACATTCACATCCTCCTTCAAACAGCTGCCTTTACTTTGGCCACAACATTTTTGCTAAGGTAAATGTCTCTCTCTAGGAATTTTATTGCTAATCTGCCATGAGTTCATGGTGCATGACAGCACTGACCCGTGCTGTCACTCTTCCTTTTTGTATCCCAGATGTGTCAGTGATGGGTGGGACCTAGGGAAGAACCCACAAAGCCTATACTTCCTCTAGTCTGAgacttttctgtattttattgcCAATCACCACATCCAcacaaatgttttaaattagGCTGTGAAGTGAAATGGCTATAAGATTGCCTAGAGACTCCAACAAGTTTTCTAGCCAACAGTGTTGAATAAAGTCCACTGCTGGAACCATTGCCAAGAAATTCTTTCACATAGGCCATGAAAAGACCACCCGGGTCTCTCAATTCAGCACTCTCTGGGGCACTAATCAGCTGTACTATTATGGATGCTTGACATGTGAATCATGTTGATCAGGCTTCTCCCCTTGTCTCCTCTCTAAAGTGCAGCAAGTGAAACGTGGAGAGAAGGAGGTCAGATCCACCCTGACTGTATCATTCTGACTCATTCTGTCCGGGAATTCTCGTGCAGGGAAGGGTGGACACCACCTCTGCTTGGGTTTTGGTCTCTGGAGTGTTCTGGAAGCAGACATGAGGTGAATAACAAGGATCTGCCGTGTTTTTCCAGGGGATTCATACAGCATGGAAGTTGCACAGGGCTATAGGGCTACAGACTCCACAGAACAGATTTCCTCACGGAATGCTAATCCAGTGCAGCCCTGAGGTGAAATCAGCAGGGACCAGGAACAAGACACTCCCTGCTGTCACTGTAAAGCAGAAATGCTAGGTCTGTTAATTCTGACCTCG comes from the Passer domesticus isolate bPasDom1 chromosome 7, bPasDom1.hap1, whole genome shotgun sequence genome and includes:
- the ZBTB41 gene encoding zinc finger and BTB domain-containing protein 41, with product MKKRRRLAASLNEKVHLGHEKDTSEQILVVDCAQEIVSKSAEIAPADQLESSQELSPSPEQRKLLSSLQYNKNLLKYLNDDRQKHPSFCDLLIIVEGKEFSAHKVVVAVGSSYFHACLSKNPSTDVVTLDHVTHSVFQHLLEFLYTSEFFVYKNEIPLVLEAAKFLDIIDAVKLLNNESVSTVQTDVVTDAPTPVETLSELTGKLLNSHQCTYCGRSFCYKKSLENHLAKAHRPLSLEQKHGLKMVEKASFSTRRSTRSRKCPAKFGISDTESGDASDSNLEKVSSDKETSERSEFEDSEESECNVDEDGQEEEMSGEDSESEEQSEKEQNDAEEGSEAVDSMGNIPEGLAPVIIQSSSKKLLQCPKCDKKFDRIGKYESHTRVHTGEKPFECDICHQRYSTKSNLTVHRKKHSSDTDFLKKEHKCPYCNKLHASKKTLAKHVKRFHPENVQEFLSIKKTKSEGWKCDICKKSFTRRPHLEEHMILHSQDKPFKCTYCEEHFKSRFARLKHQEKFHLGPFPCDICGRQFNDTGNLKRHIECTHGGKRKWTCFICGKSVRERTTLKEHLRIHSGEKPHLCSICGQSFRHGSSYRLHLRVHHDDKRYECEECGKTFIRHDHLTKHKKIHSGEKAHQCEECGKCFGRRDHLTVHYKSVHLGEKVWQKYKATFHQCEVCKKVFKGKSSLEMHFRTHSGEKPYKCQICNQSFRIKKTLTKHMVIHSDARPFNCQHCNATFKRKDKLKYHIDHVHGSKAAEEAMASSPEEKLVSLPVQYTSDDKVYQTEAKQYVEQSKAYQSEAKTLLQNVSPEVCVPVTLVPVAMPDPQAELVQHSAQSHGILPPQPEQPDYQRATELSFLEKYTLTPQPANIVHPVRPEQMLDPRDQSYLGTLLGLDTTPTVQNISNNEHS